One Streptomyces mobaraensis NBRC 13819 = DSM 40847 DNA segment encodes these proteins:
- the prfA gene encoding peptide chain release factor 1 → MFEAVEELIGEHADLEKRLADPAVHADQANARKLNKRYAELTPIVGTYRSWKQTADDIETAREFAADDPDFAAEVKELEKRREELTEKLRLLLVPRDPSDDKDVILEIKAGAGGDESALFAGDLLRMYLRYAERVGWKTEIIDSTESELGGYKDVQVAVKTKGNVTPEPGQGVWARLKYEGGVHRVQRVPATESQGRIHTSAAGVLVTPEAEEIDVEINPNDLRIDVYRSSGPGGQSVNTTDSAVRITHLPTGVVASCQNEKSQLQNKEQALRILRSRLLAAAQEKAEAEAADARRSQVRTVDRSEKIRTYNFPENRISDHRVGFKAYNLDQVLDGELDAVIQACVDADSAAKLAAAQ, encoded by the coding sequence ATGTTCGAGGCAGTCGAGGAACTGATCGGCGAGCACGCCGACCTCGAGAAGCGGCTCGCCGACCCCGCGGTCCACGCGGACCAGGCCAACGCCCGCAAGCTCAACAAGCGCTACGCAGAGCTGACCCCGATCGTCGGCACGTACCGCTCCTGGAAGCAGACCGCGGACGACATCGAGACGGCCCGCGAGTTCGCGGCCGACGACCCCGACTTCGCCGCCGAGGTCAAGGAGCTGGAGAAGCGGCGCGAGGAGCTCACCGAGAAGCTCCGCCTGCTGCTCGTCCCGCGCGACCCCAGCGACGACAAGGACGTCATCCTGGAGATCAAGGCCGGTGCCGGCGGCGACGAGTCCGCGCTCTTCGCGGGCGACCTGCTGCGCATGTACCTGCGCTACGCCGAGCGCGTCGGCTGGAAGACCGAGATCATCGACTCCACCGAGTCCGAGCTCGGCGGCTACAAGGACGTCCAGGTCGCCGTCAAGACCAAGGGCAACGTCACCCCCGAGCCCGGCCAGGGCGTCTGGGCCCGGCTGAAGTACGAGGGCGGCGTGCACCGCGTCCAGCGCGTGCCGGCCACCGAGTCCCAGGGCCGCATCCACACCTCCGCCGCCGGCGTGCTCGTCACGCCCGAGGCCGAGGAGATCGACGTCGAGATCAACCCCAACGACCTGCGGATCGACGTCTACCGCTCGTCCGGCCCCGGCGGCCAGTCCGTCAACACCACCGACTCGGCCGTCCGCATCACCCACCTGCCGACCGGCGTCGTGGCCTCCTGCCAGAACGAGAAGAGCCAGCTCCAGAACAAGGAGCAGGCCCTGCGCATCCTCCGCTCCCGGCTGCTCGCCGCGGCGCAGGAGAAGGCCGAGGCCGAGGCCGCCGACGCGCGCCGCAGCCAGGTCCGCACCGTCGACCGCTCCGAGAAGATCCGGACGTACAACTTCCCGGAAAACCGGATCTCGGACCACCGGGTCGGCTT
- the rho gene encoding transcription termination factor Rho gives MSDTTDLMGVNAAGTKGAAGNASAPATDAPAAPATGASAAPRRRRSGTGLDAMVLAELQQLASSLGIKGTARMRKGQLIEVIKERQAGSGASAKPAAEPAAEQPAEKPKRRATSRARTGEAAEKTAEQAPAAQQQIEIPGQPGSEEAPAGERRRRRATAPAGSPEPTAEARTEARAEVLTSEKPEAAVDTAEGRGAKGDRQERGDRAERGQKGDRRERGDRGERGERGDRGERGQRDRRDRRGDEAGAGQQGGNRQQRAGRAEGPQDDFDDEAGGRRGRRGRYRDRRGRRGRDEFANEPQLSEDDVLIPVAGILDILDNYAFIRTSGYLPGPNDVYVSLAQVRKNGLRKGDHVTGAVRQPKDGERREKFNALVRLDSVNGMAPETGRGRPEFHKLTPLYPQDRLRLETDPGVLTTRIIDLVAPIGKGQRGLIVAPPKTGKTMIMQAIANAITTNNPECHLMVVLVDERPEEVTDMQRSVKGEVISSTFDRPAEDHTTVAELAIERAKRLVELGHDVVVLLDSITRLGRAYNLAAPASGRILSGGVDSTALYPPKKFFGAARNIEDGGSLTILATALVETGSRMDEVIFEEFKGTGNMELKLDRKLADKRIFPAVDVDPSSTRKEEILLGGEELSIVWKLRRVLHALDSQQAIELLLDKMKQTKSNAEFLMQIAKTAPAPGNGND, from the coding sequence GTGAGCGACACCACCGATCTGATGGGCGTGAACGCCGCGGGCACCAAGGGTGCCGCGGGCAATGCCTCCGCGCCCGCCACGGACGCTCCCGCCGCGCCTGCCACCGGTGCTTCCGCCGCCCCCCGGCGGCGACGCTCGGGCACGGGCCTCGACGCCATGGTCCTGGCCGAGCTCCAGCAGCTCGCCTCCAGCCTCGGCATCAAGGGCACCGCGCGGATGCGCAAAGGCCAGCTGATCGAGGTCATCAAGGAGAGGCAGGCCGGTTCCGGCGCCTCCGCCAAGCCCGCCGCCGAGCCGGCCGCGGAGCAGCCGGCGGAGAAGCCGAAGCGCCGCGCCACCTCCCGGGCCCGTACCGGCGAGGCCGCCGAGAAGACCGCCGAGCAGGCACCCGCCGCCCAGCAGCAGATCGAGATCCCGGGCCAGCCGGGCAGCGAGGAGGCGCCGGCCGGCGAGCGCCGCCGCCGCCGTGCCACCGCCCCCGCGGGCTCCCCGGAGCCCACCGCCGAGGCCCGCACCGAGGCCCGTGCCGAGGTGCTGACCTCGGAGAAGCCCGAGGCCGCGGTGGACACCGCCGAGGGCCGGGGCGCCAAGGGCGACCGCCAGGAGCGCGGCGACCGCGCCGAGCGAGGCCAGAAGGGCGACCGCCGCGAGCGGGGCGACCGCGGTGAGCGGGGCGAGCGCGGCGACCGTGGTGAGCGCGGCCAGCGCGACCGCCGCGACCGCCGCGGCGACGAGGCCGGCGCCGGCCAGCAGGGCGGCAACCGCCAGCAGCGCGCCGGGCGCGCCGAGGGCCCGCAGGACGACTTCGACGACGAGGCGGGCGGCCGCCGCGGCCGGCGCGGCCGTTACCGCGACCGCCGGGGCCGTCGTGGCCGCGACGAGTTCGCCAACGAGCCGCAGCTGTCCGAGGACGACGTCCTGATCCCCGTCGCGGGCATCCTGGACATCCTCGACAACTACGCGTTCATCCGCACCTCCGGCTACCTGCCGGGCCCGAACGACGTCTACGTCTCCCTCGCCCAGGTCCGCAAGAACGGCCTGCGCAAGGGCGACCACGTCACCGGCGCGGTGCGGCAGCCGAAGGACGGCGAGCGGCGCGAGAAGTTCAACGCCCTCGTGCGGCTCGACTCGGTGAACGGCATGGCGCCCGAAACCGGCCGCGGCCGCCCCGAGTTCCACAAGCTGACCCCGCTCTACCCGCAGGACCGGCTGCGGTTGGAGACCGACCCGGGCGTTCTGACGACCCGTATCATCGACCTGGTCGCCCCCATCGGCAAGGGCCAGCGCGGTCTGATCGTGGCCCCGCCGAAGACCGGCAAGACCATGATCATGCAGGCGATCGCCAACGCGATCACCACCAACAACCCCGAGTGCCACCTGATGGTCGTCCTGGTCGACGAGCGTCCGGAAGAGGTCACCGACATGCAGCGGTCGGTCAAGGGCGAGGTCATCTCCTCGACCTTCGACCGCCCGGCCGAGGACCACACCACCGTCGCCGAGCTGGCCATCGAGCGCGCCAAGCGCCTCGTGGAGCTGGGTCACGACGTGGTCGTGCTGCTCGACTCCATCACCCGCCTGGGCCGCGCCTACAACCTGGCGGCGCCCGCCTCCGGCCGCATCCTGTCCGGTGGTGTCGACTCGACCGCGCTCTACCCGCCGAAGAAGTTCTTCGGTGCCGCGCGGAACATCGAGGACGGCGGCTCGCTGACCATCCTGGCCACCGCGCTGGTCGAGACCGGCTCGCGGATGGACGAGGTGATCTTCGAGGAGTTCAAGGGCACCGGCAACATGGAGCTCAAGCTCGACCGGAAGCTCGCCGACAAGCGCATCTTCCCCGCGGTGGACGTCGACCCGTCCAGCACCCGCAAGGAGGAGATCCTGCTCGGCGGCGAGGAGCTCTCCATCGTCTGGAAGCTCCGCCGGGTGCTGCACGCGCTGGACTCGCAGCAGGCCATCGAGCTGCTCCTCGACAAGATGAAGCAGACGAAGTCGAACGCCGAGTTCCTGATGCAGATCGCCAAGACGGCGCCCGCGCCGGGCAACGGCAACGACTGA
- the thrB gene encoding homoserine kinase: MAGPAFRAAAVRVRTPATSANLGPGFDALGLSLGLYDDVVVRVAESGLHIDIAGEGADSLPRDEGHLLVRSLRTTFDLLGGQPRGLEVVCANRIPHGRGLGSSAAAICAGIVAARAVTIGGAERLDTTAMLELATEIEGHPDNVAACLLGGFTLAWMDGGAARAVRMDPADSIVPVVFVPGRPVATETARGLLPRTVPHVDAAANAGRAALLVEALTRRPDLLLPATEDRLHQEYRAPAMPESVALVNRLRADGVPAVVSGAGPTVLALVEDSAADKVARLAGEGWAANRLSLDAGGTSVLPLA, translated from the coding sequence ATGGCCGGTCCCGCCTTCCGCGCCGCCGCCGTCCGAGTGCGCACCCCCGCCACCAGCGCCAATCTCGGTCCCGGCTTCGACGCCCTCGGTCTGTCCCTGGGGCTCTACGACGACGTCGTGGTCCGGGTGGCCGAATCCGGGCTGCACATCGACATCGCCGGCGAGGGCGCCGATTCGCTCCCGCGCGACGAGGGTCACCTGCTCGTACGGTCCCTGCGCACCACGTTCGACCTGCTGGGCGGCCAGCCGCGCGGCCTGGAGGTCGTCTGCGCCAACCGCATCCCGCACGGCCGCGGCCTGGGCTCCTCGGCCGCCGCGATCTGCGCCGGGATCGTCGCCGCCCGGGCGGTGACCATAGGCGGGGCCGAGCGGCTCGACACCACGGCGATGCTGGAGCTGGCCACCGAGATCGAGGGTCACCCGGACAACGTCGCGGCCTGCCTGCTCGGCGGTTTCACCCTGGCCTGGATGGACGGGGGAGCGGCCCGCGCGGTGCGGATGGACCCCGCCGATTCCATCGTTCCGGTGGTCTTCGTGCCCGGTCGTCCCGTGGCGACGGAGACCGCGCGCGGCCTGCTGCCGCGCACGGTCCCCCATGTGGACGCCGCGGCCAACGCCGGTCGGGCCGCGCTGCTCGTCGAGGCCCTGACCAGGCGCCCCGACCTGCTGCTGCCGGCCACCGAGGACCGGCTCCACCAGGAGTACCGCGCCCCGGCGATGCCGGAGAGCGTGGCCCTGGTCAACCGACTGCGGGCGGACGGCGTCCCCGCGGTCGTCTCCGGCGCGGGCCCCACGGTGCTCGCGCTGGTCGAGGACAGTGCGGCGGACAAGGTCGCACGGCTGGCGGGCGAGGGGTGGGCGGCCAACCGGCTGTCCCTCGACGCCGGGGGGACGAGTGTGCTGCCGCTCGCCTGA
- the rpmE gene encoding 50S ribosomal protein L31, which yields MKRDIHPEYVETQVSCTCGASFTTRSTVADGTIRADVCSECHPFYTGKQKILDTGGRVARFEARFGKNAGSAKK from the coding sequence TTGAAGCGCGACATCCACCCGGAGTACGTCGAGACCCAGGTCAGCTGCACCTGTGGCGCCTCGTTCACCACCCGTAGCACCGTCGCGGACGGCACCATCCGTGCCGACGTGTGCTCCGAGTGCCACCCGTTCTACACGGGCAAGCAGAAGATCCTCGACACCGGTGGCCGTGTGGCGCGGTTCGAGGCCCGCTTCGGCAAGAACGCCGGGTCCGCCAAGAAGTAG
- a CDS encoding LCP family protein — MADETRGRQAGARRRRPGGPHGRRRKPRARRTGWRIVLWTAAALVVLGGSGIGYVYFKLNGNLHGVDINSALGTDRPDNVDNGSQDILVLGSDSRAGDNNKYGRDEGSSRSDTAMIVHVYAGHKQASVVSIPRDTMVPRPECKTLDGKTSPAVRRAQFNDAYSVGGAVCAVKTVEAMTGIRMDHYLEVDFAGFQKLIDRLGGVEVTTTKPIHDKWSHLDLPAGKHTLNGEQSLGLVRTRHGVGDGSDLGRIKLQQAFIKALIDQVKSVGLFTSPTKLYGIADTATKALTTDSDLASVNKLLSFANGLKGIGSGDMHMVTLPVTTDPLDKNRVVPLASAKEMWRALHEDKPIPASALKGGEGTKTDADGVVK, encoded by the coding sequence ATGGCGGACGAGACCAGGGGCAGGCAGGCGGGAGCGCGCCGTCGGCGCCCCGGCGGACCCCATGGCCGCAGGCGCAAGCCCCGCGCGCGCCGCACGGGCTGGCGAATAGTCCTCTGGACGGCCGCGGCGCTGGTCGTCCTGGGCGGATCCGGGATCGGGTACGTCTACTTCAAGCTCAACGGCAACCTGCACGGCGTGGACATCAACTCCGCGCTCGGCACCGACCGCCCCGACAACGTGGACAACGGCTCGCAGGACATCCTCGTCCTGGGCTCCGACTCGCGGGCCGGCGACAACAACAAGTACGGCCGGGACGAGGGCAGCTCCCGCTCCGACACCGCGATGATCGTCCACGTCTACGCGGGTCACAAGCAGGCCAGCGTGGTCAGCATCCCGCGCGACACCATGGTCCCCCGGCCCGAGTGCAAGACCCTCGACGGCAAGACCAGCCCGGCCGTCCGGCGGGCGCAGTTCAACGACGCCTACTCGGTGGGCGGCGCGGTCTGCGCCGTGAAGACCGTCGAGGCCATGACCGGGATCCGGATGGACCACTACCTGGAGGTCGACTTCGCCGGCTTCCAGAAGCTCATCGACCGGCTCGGCGGCGTCGAGGTGACCACCACCAAGCCGATCCACGACAAGTGGAGCCACCTCGACCTCCCGGCCGGCAAGCACACCCTCAACGGCGAGCAGTCGCTCGGCCTCGTCCGCACCCGGCACGGCGTCGGCGACGGCAGCGACCTCGGCCGGATCAAGCTCCAGCAGGCGTTCATCAAGGCGCTGATCGACCAGGTCAAGTCCGTCGGCCTGTTCACCAGCCCGACCAAGCTCTACGGGATCGCGGACACCGCCACCAAGGCACTCACCACCGACTCCGACCTGGCCTCGGTCAACAAGCTGCTCTCCTTCGCCAACGGCCTCAAGGGCATCGGCTCCGGGGACATGCACATGGTGACCCTGCCCGTCACCACCGACCCGCTGGACAAGAACCGCGTGGTGCCTCTCGCGTCCGCCAAGGAGATGTGGCGGGCGCTGCACGAGGACAAGCCGATCCCCGCGTCGGCCCTCAAGGGCGGCGAGGGGACGAAGACGGACGCCGACGGCGTCGTGAAGTAG
- the thrC gene encoding threonine synthase, translating into MSANNGNAATRQWRGIIEEYRDRLPVSADTPVVTLREGGTPLVPAQVLSERTGCEVHLKVEGANPTGSFKDRGMTMAITRAKEEGAKAVICASTGNTSASAAAYAVRAGMVCAVLVPEGKIALGKMGQALVHGARILQVDGNFDDCLDLARALADNYPVALVNSVNPVRIEGQKTAAFEIVDALGDAPDIHVLPVGNAGNITAYWKGYKEYAADGVASRTPRMWGYQASGSAPIVRGEPVKEPHTIATAIRIGNPASWRFAEQARDESGGHIDEVTDRQILAAYRLLAAQEGVFVEPASAASVAGLLKAAEQGKVDPGQRIVCTVTGNGLKDPDWAVAGAPQPVTVPVDAAAAAERLGLA; encoded by the coding sequence ATGTCTGCGAACAACGGCAACGCCGCCACCCGTCAGTGGCGCGGCATCATCGAGGAGTACCGCGACCGCCTCCCGGTCTCCGCGGACACGCCGGTGGTCACCCTGCGCGAGGGCGGCACGCCCCTGGTGCCGGCCCAGGTGCTCTCCGAGCGCACCGGCTGCGAGGTGCACCTCAAGGTCGAGGGCGCCAACCCCACCGGCTCCTTCAAGGACCGCGGGATGACGATGGCCATCACCCGGGCGAAGGAGGAGGGCGCCAAGGCCGTCATCTGCGCCTCCACGGGCAACACCTCCGCCTCCGCCGCCGCCTACGCGGTGCGCGCCGGGATGGTCTGCGCCGTCCTGGTGCCCGAGGGCAAGATCGCGCTCGGCAAGATGGGCCAGGCCCTGGTGCACGGCGCCCGCATCCTCCAGGTCGACGGCAACTTCGACGACTGCCTGGACCTGGCCCGCGCCCTGGCCGACAACTACCCGGTGGCTCTGGTCAATTCGGTCAATCCGGTGCGCATCGAGGGCCAGAAGACCGCCGCCTTCGAGATCGTGGACGCGCTCGGCGACGCCCCGGACATCCACGTCCTGCCGGTGGGCAACGCGGGCAACATCACCGCGTACTGGAAGGGGTACAAGGAGTACGCCGCCGACGGCGTCGCCTCCCGCACCCCGCGGATGTGGGGCTACCAGGCGTCCGGCTCGGCGCCGATCGTGCGCGGCGAGCCGGTGAAGGAGCCGCACACCATCGCCACCGCCATCCGCATCGGCAACCCCGCCTCATGGCGGTTCGCCGAGCAGGCGCGTGACGAGTCCGGCGGGCACATCGACGAGGTGACCGACCGCCAGATCCTCGCCGCCTACCGGCTGTTGGCCGCGCAGGAGGGCGTCTTCGTCGAGCCCGCCTCGGCGGCGAGCGTCGCCGGTCTGCTGAAGGCCGCCGAGCAGGGCAAGGTGGACCCGGGCCAGCGCATCGTCTGTACGGTCACGGGCAACGGCCTCAAGGACCCCGACTGGGCGGTGGCCGGTGCCCCGCAGCCGGTGACCGTACCGGTGGACGCGGCCGCGGCGGCCGAGCGGCTCGGGCTCGCGTAG